The Plutella xylostella chromosome Z, ilPluXylo3.1, whole genome shotgun sequence region AAGCTACGTCACCAATGATGAAAAGACTAGTAAAATTTGACAAAACATGAACAATTTGgactaattaataatatagagACATTTAGACCAAtaatttagataattttaagtgatTTACCTTTACGGACATATTTTTAGAAGTTTCttgtttttattgcatttaaaGACTTTTTAACTTccttttaagttattattttaatcagaTTGTATTTGGCAATTAGTACTTACTACTTCATattagtttaattattttacttctatagttaactttttttaattattttttttataattgttgcattataaatttagttactatattctattctggAGATGGGAGAATGTACAAAGTACAACTCTTATGCATGCATTAATGCAGGCATGTGCGACCTACTGACCAATATGatcttaaattatgcattttcTGTTAATTTAGCACATTGTTTGTCACTGCATTTGGTTGCCATGTAATTTTAGTTCTCAATAAACCATCTTAACGTACACCCGTCTTTTCACCTCTAACTACCTGACATTTACATAGTGCACCCACCCCCCCTTACAAACCTGACTGGACTAAAAACATATTTCCTCCTATAgtacgagggcgataccgaaatgatcgggaatagaaaaaagtacaaagatatcataatattatttacttttattgtttttcaaagtagtctccgtgacattcaatgcactttttcattcgattaaaccaatcattgaaacagtaattccagtctgaagtggatactgtcaaaacagctgatttgtaagcttcgaccgcctcttcttggcctaattcttgggaatgtaaaaaatcattggggctcagatcagggctatacggaggatggtccatcaactccacgttttccatatttaaaaacgttcttgttttgcgagcggtatgagagcttgcattatcgtggtgaaggattatacgacgattcgggttagttttacgaagttctcttacgacttccggcaaacaaactgttgtgtaccaatcagcagtaaccgtcctttgttcttgtaattgAACCttagccacatggccagttttcgatacaaacgaagcgaccatttttttcgacacgctgcgtgagcgaataacttttgttggcttgacctcaccttcgaagacccaaactgccgattgatgttttctttcgggctcatatgaataaatccacgattcatcaccagagacaatattgtagacagcatttgaactgcctccattgaaccgttgcagagcagatcgacaccaattaacacgagccgacttttgttcctcggtcaaacggtggggcactcagcgcgaaactaacttcttgacacccagttcttcatgtaaaatggtttgaatggctgtcataccaatgctgagagaagcccgaatctgctcgtatgtcacatgtctatcttcttttattaactggcgtacagcatcgatgttatcttgtgttaccgctgtgtttggccgaccagtagaagggactgtggtaagagaggaacgtccacggcgaaactcagaataccaacgatatatagtcgttttacttggtgcttcaagtttataaatagaaacaagctcggcgagacattgttcttgagataaacctcgacgaaagttgtgaaaaattattgcacggaaatgttcccgcgtaagctccattttttacaccgacttgtcaaattcaaatggtcaatactcttttattttttactttttttaaaattcgaaaatggaattatgtttgaaaaaacactacatttgatacaccaaaaaggtttcactctaatttattcctaagtattctattcccgatcttttcggtgtagccctcgtaaTAGTACTTGCTAGGCCTAGTTTAGgtggaataaaaaatttatcCGACATATTCTTACCATTGCACGTACCTACTTTACTTAAGTTAAGTCTTAAATTGTGTACTTATTAgcgtttaataaaattttgttagtaataggtaggtagaggtACCTATAGATtcttaattgttttaaattatgttaataacGCAGTATAAGGTAAATGTAAaccaacataattatgtgtaaaatgtgttgcatgagttttttaaataaataaattttgaatttgaatctTAAAAAGTGGAACCCTCAAAAAAATGCTCATCACCGTTTTTGTTATATCTTTTAATACTTCTTGAgtatctaaaattaaattataacacTAGATAGCTgacatgttaaaaaaaatagttttttttatcccAGCACACATCCATACGTAGcagaaatataaattaaaatttcatggACTGTTAGAAAGCCTATTTCAAGGATGCTTGGGATGATTCCCAttctgtaatccccgaaggggtgtTCTTCTTCTTCGATCCCGTTACTCCGGAGTCTGGGGCTGACACCAGGCGCTTCCATCCTTCTCTGTCGTGGGCCAGCAAGTTGAGCTCTGGCCACGACTTCCCTTTCTCTTGGGCCTCGCTGTATATGGACCGCTTCCAAGTATGAGCTGGTCGActggggtagtcagaggtaaTCCTCTGAcaaccccttcggggattacagtcgtgagcatagacttagtatatactagcgtatagaCGAACTGACAGCTAGATAAAACGTgaccaattttgatttttcagtGTGTGCATTAGCTAgtgatgtaggtacttttctttaCTTTGGAGAACCATCGATAAGTTATTGAAGTTCGATGTTCGACCCTTGGAGAGAGTTGTTCCATAGACTGTTGTTGTccagattataattttgacatagtgtaaaaaaatgcataaataaaaataaaaacactttattcatcgctccttattttattgacttttaaacAGAACAATCTTAGATATATCATCTGTCtgacccatattacaggctctgcctcggatggccgtgtctgagatgttcccacatatttatttatttaactggttcattacagtttcgtttcctaaattattaagtttgtTTACATTCATTCTTAAGTCAAATTGCTGCAAATGGTAGAGTTCTTCTTTGGATTCCAACCAACGCGTCCAACTAATCTCAACCACTTTCCTCTTATTATAGTATCTATGGAGGGAATCTGTTGGacaaaatatagaaaataattagcttatgtatttgttaaaagatGTACCTACTTTGCCCTGACAAAATGGTTCTGATACGAGACGTTAAACGCAAGCtagcatttattttcataggtatcattcaagataaaatatcgataatgaTATCGATTAATTTGAGTCAATCCCTAGCgtacatgtaaaataaattgatgaaaaatatatccactaaaatcatgtaaattattaacaaatggacttccacatacacaaaatatgaaagtaaacatcagcattggcattattttatatttaatacaggataaaagacaaattttaaccaaaaataaacgGGTCATGGTAGTGATGacgattttggtatttacctgtgaaatgtgcaattttcaggattatttctattattaacACCACAATCACTCACAGAACATGTAACCATTGTTGAATACAATTAgatttaatgaaaataaaccaCGATGTACgcaaaaaatccaaaatactaaggccttggtctcctatttactccgtaggtcgcgtcaagtgtcaccgccgtaggccacGTCACGATACTCAtaacatctacgcgccaacgtcggcgtgtgagggagaccgcgtcagtacatttctatagtgagcattgtgacgcggcctacggcgtgacgctggacgcgaactacggcgtaaataggagaccaaggcctatGGGGTTGTTTTTCCGCGTGCTGAATTGTGACGCTCTGTCATTCAAAACCAGTCACAGTTTCATTGGATTCGCTATCCTTTTCTATCTTGCCAAATTTCCGTAAGGGATTTTCTTCTCCCTTTCTCGCTttgttcgtctatacgctagtatatactaagtctatggtcGTGAGCATATTATGACATGTGTCTGCAGTGtcctaattaatattataaatgggaaagtaactgtctgtctttctgtctatGGAGAATAAAAATTGACTGAATACctaggttttgtatttattgcagTGCAATTTGCTTCGGTTTCATATATAATATGTTCTGTGTATTGCGCTTTTAGTATGCTATTCATACAAATGTATAATGATTGTTGTGTTCCATGGTGGCAGTGCTGACGATCCTGGGCACGGCGGTGTACGGCGGCGCGCTGCTGGCCGCCTGCCTCGACTACTACGCGGAGCGGCTGCGCACGCTGCAGTGGGTGAGTGAGCCGCTCTCTATATATCCTGTTGCACAACTGCTATATGACGCCGAAAGGCAGTCACTTAGGAGTCATTCAGAAGTGCTAGTACGGggtgcatttaagacgtgacaaaagttttgcattgccagctcactcacatcgcgcagccacaagagcgagcgcgacggatgACCTTTGTCACGTGCTACATGGCCTGAACAACTATTAGCGAccaaatggacaacatttcattttctttgccctatattttattagctattcggaaaggttataaaaaattagaggacccgtatttttttattttgtatatacattcatttttgcatgttatttttaactttaaagttaattattttaaaaccggaagtgaaatcacatattaggctctatttttttttgtctattgccttagtctcgaaaaaaaacataaatgccactgacaagtgacatttaaactttgtttacatgccaaccaacaaatgggtcattttcaaatgacattgatatttctgatgatacaaagtaggtacttatcatgaaaaaaataaacagaagcattttttcagctgtgtaggcggtggcatgctctgggacatattaaatagaggtcatctcttaataagtactaaccattttatatgataaattaaaaaaatagtcagaaagtgtcagaacagaatttatgaaaatgacccaaataaacaataacgactcgataaaacgtcaacgccaatcaaaaatgaaagtgacagttactttgtttttaaatctataggctttgatcatcaaaatgcatcgcacctgatgcatgacgtcatcagcacttttttactattttatgattttctcgaaaattatacatccaaaaaatacaaaaacattttttttgtggccctgagagctaaatctcgaaatggatttcgatttatagcagcttaagttttttgaaatgttgtccattaacgaatttacaaaagttAATTCATTAAATATGGCTCATTCTGTATGCCGAAGAGCTATGATGACCGGTGAGATAACTTAGTTATTGTGTTGAGTCGACGAGTAGACAGGCGCCGGGTTGGTTCGGTGGACCGAAGGTATCGCTTTTTCCGAGAGGCCTACGCCTAGCAGTGGACACAGGCTGATGTTATGTAATGTGATATGAATATAATGTGAAAAAACTTTTATGTCCCGTTAGATTTCGCACCGCACCCTTATTCTAATACCGTCACTATACAAAACAATTTGGTACATTTTGGTTTAAAGACGGTATGGATTGGACGTTGAAACTGAATATAATCACATGAGTTAGTACTCATACATTTTCTTGAAAATTTTGGATAGTGAAGGTATTGGAATAagggtgttttttttttggcagAAATGTGGTCGCCGTAGCAACCATTTAAATTAGTATCGTTAGAAGTAATGCGTGGTGTGTGGTGGCGGCAGGTGTGGGAGCGCGCGAAGCTGGAGCCGTGGGCGGCGCCCTGCGCGGGCTGGGCGGGCtgggcggcgctggcggcgtggcccgcggccgccgcgctgGGGCTCGCCGCGCAGGCCGCGCTCACCCGCCGCCAGGTGTTCCACGAGCAGAGTACGTACCGGCATACcggcacacacacacacacacacacacaccacacTAGCCACTCGCCGCAATCCGTACACTtttcacacaacacacacaagGCATAAGGCAAGGCGCGGCACAGTCATCTTCCCGCTTCAAAACCtttcaatacaaaatgtaggtaagcGGCGCGTTCtaaagtatacctactcaAGCGACGCGGCACAGGCACGTCGTTTCGTTACCgcttacctacattttgtattgaaaCGTCTTGAAGCGGGAAGATGCCTGCGCCGCGCCTTCGCCTTATGCCTTTCCTGTGTGTTTCTCGACTTAAAGGTAATTAATATTGCTTGACATGGGGCAGTTCAGTCGGGTAAGGGCCCGTATCCGGCGACAGAGATGCAGGTTCGAATTCCGTCGCGTACATGTTCCAAtaactactttggaatttTAGCACAGTATATGCCATAGCtgttacggtgaaggaaaacatcgtgatgaaACCTGTATATCTAGATTTACTGAATCTAGgtacccaccaacccgcaatgGACCAGCggcagcgtggtgggaaaatggtTCAAGCCTAAGAGGGTTACACCTTGGGGACAAAGGTTCTGAAAGTATGAAAGAAATAATCTAAACACACAAGCTCGCTgatccagtttactcgggagcgaGGCTGGCTGGGctgaaattatgtaaaaagGTTTCCCCTCAAGAAACCCACGAGCAGGGACTGTCCCCgctcagaatagaataaaatagacgtatcttctattctattccgaAGGGTttcgaagttcctgtacgtggctctctcgagtggaacctttgtacatatccccttagtttcagctcagccagcctagtcATCTATAATGGACGTATCTTAAGCAGTTATTTGCCTCCAGGTATAAGTGCCCAGaagcgggcggcggcggcgcggggcggcgcggcgggcgcggggggcgcggggggcggggtgACGCAGCAGCAGCGCGCCGACCTGCGCCAGCGCAAGTACCGCTACCTGTACCAGCTGCGCACCGCGCACGGCGACGTCATCTCGCAGGTCAGACCAGACACAGACAAAGCTCCACATTTTTAAACGCTTCACTATCATTTAGTTACGAAATACTTTCATAAGGATATTCAGGgattagtggttgactgttGCCAAATCTGTGATGGATTTAacatggagatgacgtataattgatgaaccaatccctggttatgaaTTATGATATAACCGATTATGGCGAAATTACAGTCACAGGGCGTGAGGTAGGCTAGCACCTATAAAATAGGCGCCATCTGGTGGGAAGTTGCTTAACTAAGTAGCACGATGGTGTAGTAATTAACTACGTACATAGTTCATCTACTTGGCAACATGGCGTTGGGAATGTAGTTCAATCCCGCAAAGACATTGTCCTGAAGTTGACGGTGTGATTGTGTTGCAGTCGTACGTGCAGGCCCTGCAGAAGAAGGCGATGTGCCGGCAGTGGGGGgccggcgggggcggcgcggggggcgcgggagGGGGCAGCGGCGGTGGCTCCACGCTGCAGAGCGACTGCACGCGGCTCACGGCGCTGCCCGACGCGCTGCCGGACGACGACGACCTGCAGGTACATCAGCATCAACCAATagtcgtccactgctggacataggcctctcccaaggagcgcacaacactcggtcctcggccttcctcatccaaccactaccggctacccgcctaaggtcgtcagtcctgCAGGTACAATCCACTTCTTATTGAGCTTTTTATCGTGTTGAAATCGCGATTACGAACTATGAAGGCAGCGCGTGGCGGGTGGCCCGGGCCGCAGTGGTCACGCGGGGccgcgggggccgcgggggccgGACGCTCGGCATTGATGCATTGCGTGCTCATAACCCGTCCGTTCCGTAcctaaactttaaaattattttatagaagttaacAGATGATTGCAACGATCGTTATATTATAACCATTGGCCATTGGCTACATCTTCCTTACAGTCCAGTGCATTTAGAAAAATGGCGTAATGTCGTTGATTACATCTTTTTTGATTAATGAAATATTCATCTTACGTATGCTTACAAgtgaactttttatttatatgaataaataaaagaatgaCCGGATTGGTGTTGTCGTTTCAGGAGATCCACCGGCAGTGAGCGCCGCGGGAGAACGAGGCTGGATCAAGTATTATTTACTGAAAAATCTCTCGacgaaaacattaaaataagaagtgaaaaataaataaaaaaatgtgataaGCAGAATTAATCAAGTCTAGTTTCTTACATGAATTGGCGTTATtgtaataggtatttatgtatgtacttgTAAGGCATATAGTATACTGCTTCAATAGGAATGTGCAATCATTGTATTTGCTTTAGTTAATAACTAAATGTATCTATGACATTCCGTCTACtgtttaaacaaaaattatgacagataaatatttttatgataattcacattttaaaaataaggaaattgaaataaaagttgTAGTATAGAAGagttaaggtattttaaaatgcTCTATTTCTTGTATTATCttgaatatttaatatatatatatattcgaTGTAGAACGTAATGAGTGACGTAGCGACCCCAACGCGCGGGCCGGGCCTATGCGGGAAAACGTACAAAATCCAACGAAACACTTTAATTTGTAGGagattactttttattttaacataagtatAATGAAGGTTCGTGCGAcgacatatttttacatttccTACCGCTCCAAAGCCGCCCCGCGCCGTTCTATGTGTGGTTGTGTtctttgtatattttcaacTATCTATGCGTGTTTTTAATATCGTGCAGATTTAATCACTTACGCAGGATTGCCCCGCAAgtgttattttcatacaactATTTATTGTAATGCGTGGAATACGCACGCGggacgcgggaaaatggcgtgcgAGCCCGCATGCTTGATGAAATCCGCACCATATTAAAAACACTCTATGTAAATAGGTACAgttaatcaaatattattatgtaattatgtcAGTTTCTGTTAGAGATACGTTTCCTTGACTGTAGTGGAGTCTAGAAGGGACGATGTGATGTTTGCACTCTTTAAgagtataaattaaaataagattCGGGTTCCGATCATTTGTGATTAGAATCGTGAGAAGTGACGTGTACATGTCGTGTTGTGTGTGACGTCATGATACGGCCTCAGTGCAATGACGATTCGCCAAACAAGTATAACTAAAAATCAAGCTTATTTATCTAACCTAGCTTAAGATAATTTTAATCTGTAGAACGTGATAAGGataactttatattattacttatataaaattcatagccaaagtttatatttagttgtTAAATGCTAAGAGaacaatatgtataatattctGGTTGTTTTGTCGAGGCCGCTGATGCCCAGGTGTCTTGATGATGTCACTGACGCGCCGTGTGTTTCGTGATTCATGAGTGTGTGGCCagaatatatttatgtgttttGGCATGTACTTGATGTACTGCACTCCGCATTGCAACAAGAATCACGGGGCGGCCAGTCCGCCTCCAAGGCTTCAACTCTGGCTAATTTCTGGCTTGGCTCGAAGAAATCGCATAAAATAACTTATAGATATTTAAGACATATTGTAACTATAATATGCAATTATTGTTAGTTTCCTTGTTGGGAAACAGTTTTGTTACTTCGCTCAATTTCTAGTCTTCGGGCACTCTGATAATGTGTCTAGGTGTTGCGGCGGTGATggccgcgggggcgggggaAGCACGCGTTCCGCCGCGACCGCGCGACCGCCCGCAGCGCCGACCGCGCGGCCGCAACACTGCGCCTCCGTCGTTTGTGAGATTGTTTGTGTATTTCTTGcacatttatataattttattactaacgAGTATATTTCGCATTTAATGTACCTAacgtatttttatgtatacaACTACCTGAGCAATCATTTTGTTACTGCCACGTTCAGACGTTGTTTCTATTACGCTTTTACGGCGGAAAAGCCGCAAGTAATCTGTAGCAAGCCACAGATTTGTCTGCGTCTGTTCCGCCGCCCCGCGTGCGGTTGCCTCCGCTGTACTGGATACAACATTGTCGCGGGAGCCACCGCACCGGCTGCGGCCGCACTGCGCGCTAGCccttacaaaaatattgatcTGAGTATTGATATTGATTGGGAAATCAGCCCAGAATGTTACTAATTGAAATTTGAAAATGCCAATTCTTGTCTATCTGAGACTGTGTGTGTctgttttatgtaagtatctatctACGTAATGTATTTAATGAGATTGTTTAGCTGTTGCCCGTTTACCCAGTTCTATTTATTCGAACTTAGTTCttaaagttattttgttttcctGTCGTACTATGTCCATGAATGGAAGGCCTAGAATACACTGCccattaaaatactttttgtataatatgtgTGCTGCAGGTTCAGAATGTGAAAGTGACTTTCGCTTTAAAGCTAAAGTATTACATGACacaatgatatcgattctgaaggcggaaattttaaatttagagacgtcaaaaccttaatttctttgtttaaaattcgactctatgatttttatcgtaaatgtcattttatgctagcaatttttttagtttgacagcgttaaaattagaatttctgccttcagaatcaacatcaatgATATCAATTCTGAAGACAGAAAGTCTaattttgacagctctaatttatttgtttataatattcgacTCTTttagtgttcccgtaaatgtcattttatgctagaaACATTTTTAGTTTGGCAGTTtgaaaattagaatttctgccaaTCGACATGAATGAATTGTATAATGGGATTGATTTTATAATGACATTTTAGTGATTTGCATATTTCCATaactatacataattatgctaaAATATCGATCTTCGTACACATTTGAATGACAAATAAATCATGATTATATTTTAGTTGttgtacctactattttacattcctttgttatttttatttaaataaatttcatattttttacaaagatcatgttttaatacaattttactgtaatataatattatcttaataggATTACTATCGTTTAATCAATCGCACGCTCATGAGATGTTGTCGCGCGATGTGATGCTTGCATCt contains the following coding sequences:
- the LOC105391479 gene encoding transmembrane protein 198 translates to MSSEGLLVPVGPRGAPNTTTQLYGPHIRGTHCPPMDYRYDPIKATICAMYIVFGIVYTLFGYRCFKASMFLTGFTFGSAIVYLICLQEHLMPPYGNVCVSLCAGVLFGLITMLIQYVGLFMTGFHTGLLLALTALAVADRFITSAPPTYWLCVLSLLGSGIFFAVVNLYWKKVLTILGTAVYGGALLAACLDYYAERLRTLQWVWERAKLEPWAAPCAGWAGWAALAAWPAAAALGLAAQAALTRRQVFHEQSISAQKRAAAARGGAAGAGGAGGGVTQQQRADLRQRKYRYLYQLRTAHGDVISQSYVQALQKKAMCRQWGAGGGGAGGAGGGSGGGSTLQSDCTRLTALPDALPDDDDLQEIHRQ